In Devosia sp. 1566, a single genomic region encodes these proteins:
- a CDS encoding SURF1 family protein, with protein MTSASERRPGRVMTGIFVVLMLALTAVCLWLGNWQLQRLGEKEALVAAVDARLHSPPVPAPPAGEWPALDLEAWNFQPVTLTGAFQPDQTVAVFTSLTNPRGPAGGPGYWVVTPFVLDGGGTVFVNRGFVPEQYREAAQADREGAGVPMTITGLLRPGEKAGWLVPEPDTSNRVEWVRDPERLAEMVDPALAPFAPFYVDMVAGEPGTLPQGGETIVEFPNNHLGYAYTWFGFAIVAPVMLVAWLWAQRRRMEPQG; from the coding sequence ATGACTTCGGCAAGTGAGCGCAGACCCGGCCGCGTCATGACCGGCATTTTCGTGGTGCTGATGCTGGCGCTGACCGCTGTTTGCTTGTGGCTGGGCAATTGGCAACTTCAGCGGCTGGGAGAAAAGGAAGCGTTGGTGGCGGCGGTCGACGCCAGGCTTCATTCGCCGCCAGTTCCGGCTCCTCCTGCTGGGGAGTGGCCGGCGCTTGACCTCGAGGCGTGGAATTTCCAGCCCGTTACGCTGACCGGGGCGTTTCAGCCCGATCAAACCGTTGCCGTCTTCACCAGTCTCACCAATCCTCGCGGGCCCGCTGGGGGACCGGGGTATTGGGTGGTTACCCCTTTCGTGCTGGATGGCGGTGGCACCGTGTTTGTGAACCGCGGCTTTGTGCCCGAGCAGTACCGCGAAGCCGCCCAGGCCGACCGGGAGGGGGCGGGGGTGCCCATGACCATTACGGGCCTTTTGCGTCCGGGTGAAAAGGCCGGTTGGCTGGTGCCCGAGCCCGACACTTCGAATCGGGTTGAATGGGTCCGCGATCCCGAGCGCTTGGCCGAAATGGTCGATCCGGCGCTCGCGCCGTTCGCCCCCTTCTATGTGGACATGGTGGCCGGCGAACCCGGAACCCTGCCACAGGGTGGCGAGACCATAGTGGAGTTCCCCAACAACCATCTGGGCTACGCGTATACCTGGTTTGGCTTTGCCATTGTCGCGCCCGTGATGCTGGTGGCCTGGCTGTGGGCTCAGCGCCGCCGCATGGAGCCTCAGGGCTAA